A region from the Lentimonas sp. CC4 genome encodes:
- a CDS encoding peptidylprolyl isomerase yields MKTFKTLSATALLLATSGMTLSAQEVAETPTPAITEPAIDAVAIRVNGEDIKQSEIQAMADMMLQQAQASGQPVPPAMREQAIKAAEDNMIIQKLVTSEVAAAEIVVTDDEIEATIEQIKTSLPPTIDFDQALAMQGLTIEELKENIKDDTAARQLIESKTQDVAEVSEEDARAFYDSNIDKFAEEPKASASHILLSFEEGESDESKAAKKAQLEGIRAEIIAETITFEDAAKAHSGCPSSAQGGSLGEFGKGQMVPEFEIAVFSQDVDSVGEVVETSFGYHIIKVTDRTDGGTASFDEVKAQIIGYLNGNAKQEAVGAYLESLRKSATIEYVTADAPAPTN; encoded by the coding sequence ATGAAGACTTTCAAAACACTCTCCGCGACAGCACTCCTGCTCGCGACTAGCGGCATGACACTCTCTGCGCAAGAAGTAGCAGAGACACCAACACCTGCAATCACAGAGCCAGCAATTGATGCAGTCGCAATCCGTGTAAACGGCGAAGACATTAAGCAAAGCGAAATCCAAGCAATGGCGGACATGATGCTCCAGCAGGCTCAAGCAAGCGGCCAACCAGTGCCACCAGCGATGCGCGAGCAAGCGATCAAGGCAGCAGAAGATAATATGATCATCCAAAAGCTAGTCACCAGCGAAGTGGCTGCCGCCGAAATCGTCGTCACTGATGACGAAATAGAAGCAACGATCGAGCAGATCAAAACCAGCCTGCCTCCAACCATCGACTTCGACCAAGCGCTCGCGATGCAAGGCCTCACGATTGAAGAACTGAAGGAAAACATCAAAGACGACACCGCTGCCCGCCAACTGATCGAAAGCAAAACACAAGATGTCGCCGAAGTCAGCGAAGAGGATGCCCGCGCATTCTACGACAGCAATATTGATAAATTCGCAGAAGAGCCGAAGGCCTCTGCGAGCCACATCCTTCTCTCATTTGAAGAAGGCGAAAGCGACGAATCCAAAGCCGCTAAGAAAGCACAACTCGAAGGCATTCGCGCCGAGATCATCGCTGAAACCATCACATTCGAAGACGCAGCTAAAGCACATTCCGGTTGCCCAAGTAGCGCCCAAGGCGGCTCACTCGGCGAATTCGGCAAAGGCCAAATGGTTCCAGAATTTGAAATCGCAGTCTTCAGTCAAGACGTTGATTCCGTCGGCGAGGTCGTCGAAACATCCTTCGGCTATCACATCATCAAAGTCACTGACCGGACAGACGGCGGCACCGCAAGCTTCGACGAGGTCAAAGCACAGATCATCGGCTATCTCAATGGCAACGCCAAACAAGAAGCTGTCGGAGCTTACCTCGAAAGCCTGCGTAAGAGCGCCACGATCGAATACGTGACCGCAGATGCACCTGCACCAACAAACTAA
- the miaA gene encoding tRNA (adenosine(37)-N6)-dimethylallyltransferase MiaA: protein MTQTLHIITGATAVGKTEYALSYAEKHNAEIVSCDASLVYRGMDIGTAKPTPEELARVPHHLIDVNAVNQPYHIAAYVRDSKAAVADIFARGKSVVVTGGSGFYLKSFFAPVIDIVVVSDAIRAQVAELYAAEGLDGLVAELRQRSPAGIGNLDALNPRRVLRALERCIASGKSLPDLQAEFAARPEPYADCEKKYILLERDPENLKQRVARRVDKMLQDGLIEEVECLRELGLEKNPSAASAIGYRETLEYLRGAIQLKSLAPAIVQSTNHLVKKQGTWFRTQIRRPDELITF from the coding sequence ATGACACAGACTTTACACATCATCACTGGAGCCACCGCGGTTGGCAAAACCGAGTATGCGCTTTCCTACGCTGAGAAGCACAATGCTGAGATCGTGTCGTGCGATGCATCACTCGTTTATCGCGGTATGGATATCGGCACCGCAAAGCCGACGCCTGAGGAGCTTGCGCGTGTGCCACATCATTTGATTGATGTGAACGCGGTCAATCAGCCCTATCATATCGCTGCTTATGTGCGCGATTCTAAGGCGGCCGTGGCCGATATTTTTGCGCGTGGCAAGTCGGTCGTGGTGACTGGTGGTAGCGGGTTTTATCTGAAGAGCTTCTTTGCGCCAGTGATCGATATTGTCGTGGTCTCTGATGCGATTCGTGCACAGGTGGCGGAACTCTATGCCGCCGAAGGCTTAGATGGTTTGGTGGCGGAACTGAGGCAACGCAGCCCTGCAGGGATTGGGAATTTAGATGCGTTGAATCCGCGCCGAGTCTTGCGCGCGCTGGAGCGCTGTATCGCATCGGGTAAGTCCTTGCCGGATCTACAAGCTGAGTTTGCTGCGCGCCCTGAGCCGTATGCGGACTGTGAGAAAAAGTATATTTTACTGGAGCGTGATCCCGAAAATTTAAAGCAACGTGTCGCACGTCGCGTGGATAAGATGTTGCAGGATGGGCTCATCGAAGAAGTCGAATGCCTGCGTGAGCTTGGTCTTGAAAAGAATCCCAGCGCGGCCTCTGCGATTGGGTATCGCGAGACGCTTGAGTATCTTCGTGGTGCGATTCAGCTCAAATCACTGGCACCCGCGATCGTGCAAAGCACCAATCACTTAGTGAAAAAACAGGGCACTTGGTTCCGCACACAGATCCGTCGCCCCGACGAGTTGATTACGTTTTAA
- a CDS encoding YkgJ family cysteine cluster protein encodes MTLDLTEYDCTACGACCRSFPIFASEADAVREPAIRNEARRLPEHLETEDKAYQLFPLPFQTRCPYLKEDELCRIYESRPSVCRRFEAGSAQCIEARRRQFGEAEQ; translated from the coding sequence ATGACGCTTGACCTCACCGAATACGATTGCACCGCATGTGGCGCCTGCTGCCGAAGCTTCCCCATCTTTGCGAGCGAGGCCGACGCCGTGCGCGAACCCGCGATCCGCAACGAAGCACGCCGACTACCGGAACATTTGGAGACCGAGGATAAGGCATATCAACTCTTTCCACTGCCCTTCCAAACCCGCTGCCCCTATTTGAAAGAAGACGAGCTCTGCCGAATCTACGAATCGCGGCCAAGCGTGTGCCGTCGTTTTGAAGCCGGTAGCGCGCAGTGCATCGAGGCGCGACGACGGCAGTTCGGCGAAGCCGAACAGTGA
- a CDS encoding GDP-L-fucose synthase, whose translation MDKTSKIYVAGHRGMVGSAVVRALRAQGFDHIVVRTRGELDLTNQAAVRAFYAAEKPEVAIIAAARVGGIHANNTYPAEFMMENLAIAQNTIGEAYNEGVQRLLFLGSTCIYPKFAEQPIQEESLLTGALEPTNEAYAIAKIAGLKMCEYYRRQYGVCYHSAMPTNLYGAGDTYHPQNSHVLPALIRRFHEAKANHTPEVAIWGTGTPLREFLHADDAAAGILHLLELENPPEWVNLGCGTDISIGDLARLVKDAVGYAGELTFDTSKPDGTPRKLTDISKIKATGWAPKIPIEQGVAMAYQSFLDEQAAGTLRE comes from the coding sequence ATGGATAAGACATCAAAAATTTACGTCGCTGGGCATCGTGGTATGGTTGGCTCGGCTGTGGTGCGTGCGTTGCGTGCGCAGGGGTTTGATCACATCGTGGTGCGCACTCGGGGTGAACTCGACCTGACGAACCAAGCCGCGGTGCGTGCGTTCTACGCCGCTGAGAAGCCAGAAGTCGCGATTATCGCTGCGGCACGTGTTGGCGGTATCCATGCCAACAATACCTATCCGGCCGAGTTTATGATGGAGAACCTCGCCATCGCTCAAAACACCATTGGCGAGGCTTACAATGAAGGCGTGCAGCGTCTGCTCTTTCTCGGGAGCACCTGTATCTATCCGAAATTTGCCGAGCAACCGATCCAGGAAGAATCGTTGCTGACTGGTGCGCTAGAGCCGACCAATGAAGCCTATGCCATCGCGAAGATCGCAGGTCTCAAAATGTGCGAGTATTACCGGCGTCAATATGGCGTCTGCTATCACTCCGCGATGCCGACCAACCTTTACGGTGCGGGCGATACCTATCATCCGCAAAATTCCCATGTGCTCCCCGCGTTGATCCGTCGCTTCCACGAGGCGAAGGCAAACCACACACCCGAAGTCGCGATCTGGGGCACGGGCACACCGTTGCGCGAATTCTTGCATGCGGACGATGCGGCCGCAGGGATTTTGCACTTACTGGAACTTGAGAATCCGCCGGAATGGGTAAACCTCGGTTGCGGGACCGATATTTCGATTGGTGACCTAGCGCGTCTGGTCAAAGACGCCGTGGGCTACGCAGGCGAGCTGACCTTTGACACCAGCAAGCCAGATGGCACGCCACGCAAGCTCACTGATATTTCGAAGATTAAAGCCACTGGGTGGGCACCTAAGATTCCAATCGAGCAAGGGGTGGCGATGGCGTATCAATCCTTCCTCGACGAGCAAGCGGCTGGGACGTTGAGAGAGTAG
- the gmd gene encoding GDP-mannose 4,6-dehydratase has translation MKKALITGITGQDGSYLAELLLAKGYEVHGIIRRCSTFNTQRIDHLYNDPHINGTKMFLHYGDLADGVMLMKLLYNLQPDEIYHLGAQSHVRVSFDIPEYTGDVTGLGTLRLLEAIREVGLEGKCRFYQASSSEMFGLVQDVPQTEKTPFYPRSPYGCAKVYAYWLTVNYRESYGMHATNGILFNHESPRRGETFVTRKITRAATRIKLGLQDKLYLGNLDAQRDWGYAKEYVEAMWLMLQQDEGDDYVMATNETNSVKDFVIETFNNLDLDWEKYVDYDKRYERPTEVDLLIGDPAKAKKQLGWEPKVKFKELVKIMVDSDLVLAKQELAYKQATNG, from the coding sequence ATGAAAAAAGCACTCATCACAGGTATCACCGGTCAAGATGGATCGTATCTTGCAGAACTTCTCTTAGCTAAGGGTTACGAGGTGCATGGCATTATTCGTCGTTGCTCGACTTTCAATACACAGCGCATCGATCATCTCTATAATGATCCGCACATCAATGGCACCAAGATGTTCCTGCATTATGGGGATCTGGCTGATGGCGTGATGCTGATGAAGCTGCTTTACAATTTGCAGCCAGACGAAATTTATCACCTTGGCGCGCAGAGCCACGTGCGTGTTTCCTTTGATATTCCGGAATACACTGGCGACGTCACAGGTCTAGGCACACTGCGTCTACTCGAAGCGATCCGCGAAGTCGGTCTCGAAGGTAAGTGCCGTTTCTATCAAGCCTCCTCATCCGAAATGTTCGGCTTGGTGCAGGACGTGCCACAAACCGAGAAGACACCGTTCTATCCGCGCTCGCCGTATGGTTGCGCGAAGGTCTATGCGTATTGGCTCACTGTGAACTATCGCGAATCGTATGGCATGCATGCGACTAATGGTATTCTCTTTAATCACGAATCGCCACGCCGTGGTGAGACCTTTGTGACGCGCAAGATCACCCGCGCGGCGACGCGTATCAAACTCGGTCTGCAGGATAAGCTCTACCTCGGCAATCTCGACGCGCAACGCGACTGGGGCTATGCCAAGGAATACGTCGAAGCGATGTGGCTGATGCTCCAGCAAGACGAGGGCGATGACTATGTGATGGCCACCAACGAAACGAACTCCGTGAAGGACTTCGTGATTGAGACCTTCAACAACCTCGATTTAGACTGGGAAAAGTATGTTGACTACGACAAGCGCTATGAGCGTCCGACCGAAGTCGATTTGTTGATCGGCGATCCTGCCAAAGCGAAGAAGCAACTCGGCTGGGAGCCTAAGGTGAAGTTCAAGGAGTTGGTCAAGATCATGGTCGATTCCGACCTCGTTCTGGCCAAGCAAGAGCTCGCTTACAAGCAAGCGACGAACGGATGA
- a CDS encoding substrate-binding domain-containing protein, translated as MRTHEQLVAIAFDLNFRHAAEIFSGVSDYVTEARLDWQLMPLNFGFEVRLMELAKSGQLSGAIGTFVSDGWIAGLLEQGVAAINMFNFSEIHSIPNVGPDDFATGEAAAEHLIAQGAKRFAFFGADGVHYTRLREAGFKAGLQWRSTIELRPGPCLDDQIKDLNTAEGLLGIFCSNDLSAREFILAAQRQGLHCGRDFLIVGVDNDPSESIFAGIGISSFKQPIRETGYLAAKALHQQLTLGQLTSELTLQTPSQLIARESSLASGRARIAQQAVNLLHEHLADPELEMESIAQRIGVSRRVLELAVKEQLSTSPYQILSKARLERAQQLLKTTKLPIMEVGTQSGYPEPHHFSAWFKKQCGMAPKAFRG; from the coding sequence ATGCGCACCCATGAACAACTCGTCGCGATCGCCTTCGATCTGAATTTCCGCCACGCCGCAGAAATCTTCAGCGGCGTGTCCGATTATGTAACCGAAGCACGACTCGATTGGCAGCTCATGCCACTCAATTTCGGCTTCGAAGTGCGGCTCATGGAATTGGCAAAATCCGGACAACTCTCCGGAGCGATTGGCACCTTCGTGAGCGATGGCTGGATCGCAGGATTGCTCGAACAAGGCGTCGCCGCGATCAACATGTTTAACTTTTCGGAGATTCACAGCATCCCCAATGTCGGACCGGACGACTTCGCCACAGGCGAAGCCGCTGCTGAGCATCTGATCGCCCAAGGTGCCAAGCGCTTTGCGTTCTTCGGAGCGGACGGCGTGCATTACACACGGCTACGAGAAGCGGGGTTCAAGGCTGGCCTCCAGTGGCGCAGCACCATCGAACTACGCCCCGGCCCTTGCTTAGACGATCAAATTAAGGACTTAAACACCGCCGAAGGTCTGCTCGGCATCTTCTGCTCGAATGATCTATCCGCCCGTGAATTCATCCTTGCCGCACAACGGCAAGGCCTGCACTGCGGGCGCGATTTCCTGATCGTCGGCGTGGACAACGATCCCTCCGAGTCGATCTTTGCCGGCATCGGCATCAGCAGCTTCAAGCAACCGATCCGCGAGACCGGTTACCTCGCAGCCAAAGCGCTTCACCAACAGCTCACGCTCGGGCAACTCACCTCCGAGCTGACACTGCAAACACCCTCGCAACTCATCGCCCGTGAATCCTCACTAGCGTCAGGCCGCGCCCGCATTGCCCAACAAGCCGTCAACCTACTACACGAGCACCTCGCCGATCCGGAGCTAGAAATGGAAAGCATCGCTCAACGCATCGGCGTCTCTCGCCGCGTGCTAGAGCTGGCCGTCAAAGAGCAACTCAGCACCAGTCCCTACCAAATCCTCTCCAAAGCCCGACTCGAGCGAGCACAGCAGCTCCTGAAAACCACCAAGCTCCCGATAATGGAAGTCGGCACACAGTCCGGCTACCCCGAGCCGCACCATTTTTCCGCATGGTTTAAGAAACAGTGCGGCATGGCTCCGAAAGCTTTTAGAGGTTGA
- a CDS encoding PEP-CTERM sorting domain-containing protein (PEP-CTERM proteins occur, often in large numbers, in the proteomes of bacteria that also encode an exosortase, a predicted intramembrane cysteine proteinase. The presence of a PEP-CTERM domain at a protein's C-terminus predicts cleavage within the sorting domain, followed by covalent anchoring to some some component of the (usually Gram-negative) cell surface. Many PEP-CTERM proteins exhibit an unusual sequence composition that includes large numbers of potential glycosylation sites. Expression of one such protein has been shown restore the ability of a bacterium to form floc, a type of biofilm.), whose translation MRKKDLITVVIAAVLCLPAQAAFDYQVVDPNEILADPLDKGFTVAGTITTTVGEFTENDTPFTDWNITVTLPGPSAYVFTPANSLWEYDIAGPNPGLVMIEVTESDILLKDISLPPILTGITTTLSLVSSSLDQRLDYVNLGGSSFFLQSSDFGGTVPNGSGYIGGSGDAIVAFQIPEPSSTALLLSTVVGLMVMRRRRL comes from the coding sequence ATGAGAAAAAAAGACCTAATAACGGTTGTCATTGCGGCTGTCCTTTGCCTTCCGGCGCAAGCTGCTTTTGATTACCAGGTAGTTGACCCTAACGAGATTCTTGCTGACCCGCTTGACAAGGGCTTCACCGTGGCCGGAACCATCACGACTACAGTGGGAGAGTTCACCGAGAATGACACACCGTTCACGGATTGGAATATCACAGTAACCTTACCGGGACCGTCCGCGTATGTTTTCACCCCGGCGAACTCTTTATGGGAGTATGATATAGCGGGGCCAAATCCTGGCCTGGTCATGATCGAAGTTACGGAGAGTGACATTTTGCTGAAGGACATTTCCTTACCACCCATCTTGACTGGAATCACTACCACCCTGTCGCTTGTCAGCAGCAGTCTCGATCAGAGACTGGACTATGTGAATTTAGGCGGCTCAAGTTTCTTCCTTCAATCCTCAGATTTCGGCGGAACAGTTCCCAATGGTAGTGGTTACATCGGAGGCAGTGGCGACGCTATCGTCGCCTTTCAAATTCCCGAACCATCTTCCACAGCACTTCTCCTTTCAACAGTAGTGGGGCTTATGGTAATGCGAAGGAGACGATTGTAA
- the hemH gene encoding ferrochelatase, with amino-acid sequence MSKQGVILLNLGSPDSTQVSDVRKYLGEFLMDGRVLDAPFAIRWFLVNCLILPKRPKQSAEAYSKIWLDEGSPLILTSIAQQKALAEQVDVPVALGMRYGSPSTEGALQELLDQGVDDVFIVPMYPHYAMSSYETAVVHLMESVRKLKPDLKTTLMPPFYQDPDYIAALVERSRADLVEGSYDKLVFSFHGIPQRHLVKGDPSHSHCMTTPDCCNTCHPAHATCYRHQCAMTVEKFVAALNIPKDKYMITFQSRLGREPWLHPYTDQTLEQLAEEGHKRVKVICASFTADCLETLEEIAQEGRDTFIEAGGEDLHQIPCVNEHPKFIEFLRNKVTAWQSGAYETAHATPPAYVAK; translated from the coding sequence ATGTCCAAACAAGGCGTAATACTACTCAATCTCGGCTCACCCGATTCCACTCAAGTCAGCGACGTGCGCAAATACCTCGGCGAGTTCCTGATGGACGGTCGCGTGCTCGACGCTCCTTTTGCGATTCGCTGGTTCCTAGTGAACTGCCTGATCCTGCCCAAGCGCCCAAAACAGTCCGCCGAGGCCTACTCAAAGATCTGGCTCGACGAAGGCTCACCACTCATCCTGACCTCGATCGCGCAGCAGAAGGCACTCGCCGAGCAAGTTGACGTGCCTGTCGCCCTCGGAATGCGCTACGGCAGCCCCTCCACCGAAGGCGCGCTCCAAGAGCTCCTCGACCAAGGCGTGGACGATGTCTTTATCGTGCCCATGTATCCGCACTACGCGATGTCCAGCTATGAGACTGCCGTGGTTCACTTGATGGAGTCGGTTCGCAAGCTCAAGCCTGACCTCAAAACCACGCTGATGCCTCCGTTCTATCAAGACCCCGACTACATCGCGGCTCTGGTCGAACGCTCCCGTGCCGACCTAGTAGAAGGCAGCTACGATAAACTTGTGTTCTCGTTCCACGGCATTCCGCAGCGTCACCTGGTGAAAGGCGACCCATCGCACAGCCACTGTATGACTACGCCGGATTGCTGCAACACCTGCCACCCCGCGCATGCCACATGCTACCGCCATCAGTGTGCCATGACAGTGGAAAAGTTCGTCGCCGCGCTGAACATACCGAAGGACAAATACATGATCACCTTCCAATCGCGCCTCGGCCGCGAGCCATGGTTGCATCCTTACACCGACCAGACGCTAGAGCAGCTCGCCGAAGAGGGACACAAGCGCGTCAAAGTGATCTGCGCCTCGTTCACTGCCGACTGCCTAGAGACCTTGGAAGAAATTGCGCAAGAAGGCCGCGACACTTTCATCGAAGCTGGCGGCGAAGACCTACATCAGATTCCTTGCGTCAACGAGCACCCGAAATTCATCGAGTTCTTGCGCAACAAGGTGACAGCGTGGCAGAGCGGTGCCTACGAAACGGCGCACGCCACACCGCCGGCCTACGTCGCTAAATAG
- the ccsA gene encoding cytochrome c biogenesis protein CcsA: MFDELAITARDAIAIGASIYLSAFLLGIFTLLLRKPYPRALMFTLLAGGFIMQTLGLNLRGAEIKGCPLGNIFEISQFIAWSLVLLYFIIGPAFKLRLLGFFTAGLAGFLSSTALLIHAWDSPYPPGIFGGNPWIELHAALAIFSYGIFAIVSVVSFMFLVQQHGLKKKQFKGVYQYLPSVQQLDLMAKRLLITGVLVLSAALIFGAVFWISHPERVPVFKLSATCLVWAGYLTVVVLRIQKKLVTRRHALASIGLFIFALASLWPVQSARDTTHIDEPSAQVSE; encoded by the coding sequence ATGTTCGATGAACTAGCCATTACCGCCCGCGACGCGATCGCGATCGGAGCCTCAATTTATTTGAGCGCTTTCCTGCTCGGCATCTTCACCTTGCTACTGCGCAAGCCCTACCCACGCGCGTTAATGTTTACGTTGCTCGCGGGTGGTTTCATCATGCAGACCCTCGGGCTCAACCTACGCGGCGCAGAGATCAAAGGCTGCCCGCTGGGTAACATCTTTGAAATCTCGCAGTTCATCGCATGGTCACTAGTGCTGCTCTATTTCATCATCGGCCCGGCCTTTAAGCTGCGCCTACTCGGCTTCTTCACTGCGGGGCTCGCGGGCTTTCTCTCCAGCACCGCACTACTGATCCACGCTTGGGATAGCCCTTATCCTCCAGGCATCTTCGGCGGTAACCCGTGGATTGAGCTACACGCCGCACTCGCGATCTTCAGCTATGGCATCTTTGCCATCGTGTCAGTTGTCTCGTTCATGTTTTTGGTTCAACAACACGGCCTCAAGAAGAAGCAGTTCAAAGGCGTCTATCAATATCTGCCCTCCGTGCAGCAGCTCGATCTAATGGCCAAGCGCCTCCTTATCACTGGAGTGCTCGTGCTCAGCGCGGCCCTAATTTTTGGAGCCGTTTTTTGGATCAGTCACCCCGAGCGCGTGCCAGTGTTTAAGCTCAGCGCCACCTGCCTCGTATGGGCGGGCTACCTGACTGTCGTCGTTTTACGGATACAAAAGAAGCTCGTTACGCGCCGCCACGCCCTCGCAAGCATCGGACTCTTCATCTTCGCCCTCGCCTCGTTGTGGCCCGTCCAATCTGCACGTGACACAACGCACATCGACGAGCCCTCAGCGCAAGTATCTGAATGA
- the hemA gene encoding glutamyl-tRNA reductase, with product MSEVLQSLFVLGSTHHEAPLEVRERMALTPADAAALQQELHALDDIRECLVVNTCNRLEIYGLASSPDVESTIRDQLCARNGVSRELLDAHSFWHTNLDVLQHAFEVSSGLDSQMVGETDILGQMKTAYAGAREAKCTGIVLNRLFEKSFQAAKSARTQTGITRGQVSIGNVAVDLANRIFGHLRDSRVLLLGSGDVAEKTAQSLKSRGVADITVASRTYENAHALAHSLGGAAIELSDFAAQLKRFDIVISSTAAPSLLLNCDMIATALKQRPDRPFFLIDVALPRDIDPAADQLENVYLYNLDDLSAIANENLELRKAEIERARTILKGHAWNLWLQLRRRTMMAAR from the coding sequence ATGAGCGAAGTATTGCAGTCACTCTTTGTGCTCGGCAGCACGCACCATGAAGCTCCACTCGAAGTGCGCGAGCGTATGGCACTCACGCCTGCCGACGCCGCAGCGCTCCAACAAGAGCTACACGCGTTGGATGACATCCGCGAGTGCCTCGTCGTCAACACCTGCAACCGACTCGAAATTTACGGGCTGGCCAGCTCGCCCGATGTCGAGTCCACCATACGTGATCAGCTCTGCGCACGCAACGGCGTGAGCCGTGAGCTACTCGATGCACACTCCTTTTGGCACACCAACCTCGACGTGCTGCAACACGCCTTTGAAGTCTCCTCCGGGCTCGACTCACAAATGGTCGGCGAGACCGACATTCTAGGGCAAATGAAAACCGCCTATGCTGGCGCCCGCGAAGCAAAATGCACGGGCATCGTGCTTAATCGACTTTTCGAAAAAAGCTTTCAGGCCGCCAAATCGGCGCGCACGCAGACCGGCATCACCCGTGGTCAGGTCAGTATCGGCAACGTCGCCGTCGATCTAGCCAACCGTATCTTCGGACATCTACGCGACAGCCGCGTGCTCCTACTCGGAAGTGGCGATGTCGCCGAAAAGACTGCACAATCCCTCAAGAGCCGCGGCGTGGCCGACATCACCGTCGCCAGCCGCACCTATGAGAATGCACATGCCCTAGCCCACAGCCTCGGCGGTGCCGCGATTGAATTGAGCGATTTCGCAGCACAGCTCAAACGCTTCGACATCGTGATCAGCTCCACCGCCGCGCCCAGCCTATTGCTGAACTGCGACATGATTGCGACCGCGCTGAAGCAACGTCCTGATCGACCATTCTTCTTGATCGACGTGGCACTGCCACGCGACATCGACCCAGCTGCGGACCAGCTCGAAAACGTGTATCTCTACAACCTCGATGACCTCTCAGCCATCGCCAACGAAAACCTTGAGTTACGTAAAGCCGAGATCGAACGCGCTCGCACGATCCTAAAAGGCCATGCGTGGAATCTATGGCTGCAGCTCAGACGCCGCACCATGATGGCGGCGAGGTAA
- a CDS encoding TetR family transcriptional regulator, whose amino-acid sequence MIILEVGRKLFLQHGFQGVSMSAVAAAAEVSTEELLVEFESKELLLNRIISEWGVSAIAEIRSDLMKFSSLDSMLILVFDVWIVRPFELIGRSPRASDLFDWSLTGAREAVDANFVRFTELIVEILRSQSESVRHQGMSVPQLAHLLGRSAVGYRTNARDTRELRTLITGLVTLVVR is encoded by the coding sequence TTGATTATACTAGAAGTCGGACGGAAGTTGTTCCTGCAGCATGGCTTTCAGGGAGTGTCTATGTCAGCGGTTGCGGCAGCCGCGGAGGTGTCAACGGAGGAACTGCTTGTCGAATTTGAGAGTAAAGAGCTGTTGCTGAACCGTATTATCAGTGAGTGGGGCGTGAGTGCGATTGCTGAAATTCGCTCTGATTTGATGAAGTTTTCGTCGCTGGATTCGATGCTGATTCTCGTGTTTGATGTATGGATCGTGCGCCCGTTTGAGTTGATTGGTCGCTCGCCCCGCGCGAGTGATTTATTCGACTGGTCGCTGACTGGCGCGCGTGAGGCGGTGGATGCGAATTTTGTGAGGTTCACAGAATTGATCGTCGAGATCCTTAGATCTCAGAGCGAGAGCGTGCGTCATCAAGGGATGTCGGTTCCGCAGCTTGCACATTTGTTGGGAAGGTCGGCAGTTGGCTATCGAACCAATGCTAGGGATACCCGGGAGTTGCGGACGTTAATTACCGGGTTGGTAACGCTCGTAGTGCGTTAG